From Anopheles funestus chromosome 3RL, idAnoFuneDA-416_04, whole genome shotgun sequence, a single genomic window includes:
- the LOC125768679 gene encoding uncharacterized protein LOC125768679 isoform X1 has translation MKAKNHNCGEIPTAVQMYSYRLISAMLICLYLTVVATASTIPKQTTSCSTSQDCTNRPNLSDATPLGKSKRSAIMNELTPRSSTGDRSLLAVSFDSNSNSVLEATGPSGRNGKDLLDESYQRTKELAMNISNVQRAVLASQQQRPPPFRVQSPNPSHGSRQNPNPDIQDIITGIVKLLNGNVNVHANPQPTRRHSATRINNRGPPRISEAQPLPNEYEGELGAPTSTRPLLQQEQGQQLPGSSQGPRPDHPVRPFLTGVPIPEQIVPSMQQTYRPGFVSQNRPPWQRPKPRPPISPNRRPIPPYKPYPTSLDYRPDPSSYDGSGPSNTGPIAIPTNNDGGGNAIDNVTEKVIEDPPYETPSAGGNYPTTTQGTSEANPEVDVTTTTTTSSNADAEHEQPPEGAQQRRPTTIPTIPTEVQYTIESATSAASVMPANGPNGESYDPEVVPSVYEINSIEYLPSSGVLEPSPTTTGAIITTSTETIEPSTSEKIDHSLTITPTPTLLPTTQTSTISKMKPSTTTTTTNLAPSESKTSDVISPTKSTSTASTDATKPPDYRFQPRPGLVLDDPDFKPGGAGPANSNSIRTQNLPPFANRPEIYTAPPPGAVSSGPAGARPPNYGEIFDVTLSAIQGPGGAGGSGSQQTIKINPYYNRPGQGAGPEASIILTGTGTDGFVSIDGKRSYIDLFGTETQRGQKTQIQPTATRTNSPPLATERPKPPKLGPTPPALQPGIVGTGYAVPETESPVHAGPIGGNKSPSSGSGQLHRVPSLHQNRPKYSGTLGLPPVRIDTCIVGDDSTCDQAQNERCRTENGVSSCHCRPGYARRKHREPCRRIVSLMLSMRVDKIYERRIHWDVALADRSSEKYQQLSYEAIRAMDSAMSMTPFSDEFLEARINGIYTVNPSTGSSASGSPASAVFVNYTVNLDENAETLRPALRSDIQRHLLGVIHRRNNNIGNSALYVEAPTGAVSSVQDVDECTSDELNDCDEEAHCTNLFGTFRCECNVGFRDPWADQPQRAGRECLSCPESYCTNRGTCSYDNANNRQVCRCLGSYYGTQCEIDGEVLGVAVGASVAAVIIIVLTLICLVMWSRKWQREHKNAMGSPVFGYLGNGQVKTPVMGQAPYQVTLEDRMRWAQIADVMAQANHYAVSYIDAEPVAGRPSSAMFGYPNLQTIGSMNTLSLHGTLPMHTGTLPPVPLPRTLGLNRNGMRTLENSSSSEEEDRADLLGRNFNVPRPKSRSNASVTSGIYYDVDYAPTGAEQLYGGGSTLGGTIGTGGLGGVSGGGAGGTTKSQSSIPMSTYTSSGRPLQSTYYK, from the exons atgaaagcaaaaaaccacAATTGCGGGGAAATTCCCACAGCTGTGCAGATGTACAGCTACCGACTGATATCCGCCATGTTGATCTGCCTCTACTTAACAGTAGTGGCAACAGCAAGCACCATTCCAAAGCAAACTACTAGCTGTAGTACATCACAAGACTGCACCAATCGTCCAAATCTGTCGGACGCCACGCCGTTGGGAAAATCGAAACGATCGGCCATTATGAACGAGCTCACACCCCGGTCTAGCACTGGAGACAGAAGTCTGCTTGCTGTGTCCTTCGATAGCAATAGTAACAGTGTTCTGGAAGCTACTGGACCGTCGGGCCGCAATGGTAAGGATTTACTCGACGAGTCCTACCAACGCACCAAGGAACTAGCCATGAACATTTCCAACGTTCAACGAGCAGTTCTAGCTTCTCAACAACAACGTCCTCCACCTTTTCGAGTGCAGAGCCCGAATCCTTCACACGGTAGCCGACAAAACCCCAATCCAGACATACAGGACATCATCACCGGGATTGTGAAGCTTCTAAACGGAAACGTCAACGTGCATGCGAATCCACAACCCACACGTCGCCATTCGGCCACTCGCATCAACAACCGAGGTCCTCCACGCATATCCGAAGCGCAACCACTACCGAACGAGTACGAGGGTGAGCTGGGTGCTCCGACCTCTACACGCCCGTTGCTACAACAGGAGCAAGGGCAACAGCTACCTGGTTCTTCACAAGGTCCAAGACCGGATCATCCAGTGCGTCCATTTCTCACGGGCGTCCCGATACCGGAGCAGATTGTACCATCCATGCAGCAAACCTACCGACCCGGGTTCGTCTCACAAAACAGACCTCCGTGGCAACGTCCCAAACCACGACCTCCGATATCACCTAACCGACGACCGATTCCACCGTACAAACCTTACCCAACCAGTCTTGATTATCGGCCGGATCCGTCTAGCTACGATGGCAGTGGCCCATCAAATACTGGACCAATTGCAATTCCCACCAAcaatgatggtggtggcaatgCGATCGACAACGTTACCGAAAAGGTGATTGAGGATCCTCCTTACGAGACTCCTAGTGCAGGAGGGAACTATCCCACTACTACGCAAGGAACAAGTGAAGCAAATCCAGAGGTAGACGTCACCACAACCACTACAACGTCTTCGAATGCGGACGCGGAACATGAGCAACCACCAGAAGGGGCACAGCAACGACGTCCCACAACAATACCGACAATACCTACGGAGGTGCAGTATACGATCGAGTCTGCGACGAGTGCTGCCAGCGTGATGCCCGCGAATGGTCCGAATGGAGAATCTTACGATCCGGAAGTGGTACCAAGTGtttatgaaattaattcaatcgAATATCTCCCATCGAGTGGAGTGCTAGAACCCTCGCCAACTACCACTGGCGCGATTATTACGACCAGTACAGAAACGATAGAACCCTCGACTAGTGAAAAAATTGATCATTCATTGACGATCACACCAACACCTACGCTATTGCCTACTACCCAAACATCCACGATATCGAAAATGAAACCatcgacaacgacgacgacgacgaatcTTGCTCCATCGGAAAGCAAGACTTCGGACGTAATATCCCCAACGAAAAGTACTTCGACCGCATCAACGGATGCAACGAAACCTCCAGACTATCGATTCCAACCTCGTCCAGGTTTGGTTTTGGATGATCCTGACTTCAAACCGGGTGGTGCTGGACCAGCTAACAGCAATTCAATTCGAACTCAGAACTTACCGCCGTTTGCTAATAGGCCAGAAATCTACACGGCTCCTCCTCCTGGTGCTGTGAGTTCTGGGCCAGCAGGGGCACGTCCTCCGAATTACGGTGAGATCTTCGACGTCACTCTGTCCGCCATCCAAGGACCCGGTGGTGCAGGCGGTTCGGGATCACAGCAAACGATCAAAATCAATCCTTACTACAATCGACCCGGACAGGGTGCTGGACCCGAGGCCAGTATCATTCTCACTGGTACCGGTACAGACGGGTTTGTTTCGATCGATGGGAAACGATCGTACATTGATCTGTTCGGCACGGAAACACAACGCGGTCAGAAAACACAAATACAACCCACTGCGACACGCACCAATAGCCCGCCGCTTGCCACAGAACGGCCTAAACCTCCCAAGCTGGGTCCAACACCTCCTGCTCTACAGCCCGGTATCGTCGGTACCGGGTATGCCGTACCGGAAACTGAATCTCCGGTACATGCCGGACCGATCGGTGGAAACAAATCGCCCTCCAGCGGTTCGGGTCAACTTCATCGCGTTCCATCGCTACACCAAAATCGTCCGAAATATTCGGGAACTCTTGGATTGCCGCCAGTACGCATCGACACATGTATCGTTGGTGACGATTCCACGTGCGACCAGGCCCAGAACGAGCGCTGCCGAACGGAGAACGGTGTATCGAGTTGCCACTGTCGACCGGGGTATGCTAGACGAAAGCATCGCGAACCATGTCGGCGCATCGTGTCACTGATGTTGTCGATGCGGGTGGACAAGATCTACGAGCGGCGTATCCATTGGGATGTAGCGTTGGCGGACCGCAGCAGTGAGAAGTACCAGCAGCTAAGCTACGAAGCTATTCGTGCG ATGGATTCGGCTATGTCAATGACACCGTTCTCGGACGAGTTCTTGGAGGCACGCATCAATGGCATCTATACCGTCAACCCTTCAACAGGATCTTCTGCGTCCGGATCTCCTGCCAGTGCCGTGTTTGTCAACTATACCGTCAACTTGGATGAAAACGCGGAAACACTTCGACCGGCACTGCGTTCCGACATACAGCGACATCTGCTAGGTGTGATTCACCGACGGAACAACAACATCGGAAACTCCGCATTGTACGTAGAGGCACCTACGGGGGCCGTCTCCAGCGTGCAGGATGTGGACGAGTGCACGTCCGATGAGTTGAACGATTGTGACGAGGAGGCACACTGTACCAACCTGTTTGGGACGTTCCGATGCGAATGTAACGTTGGCTTCCGGGATCCTTGGGCTGACCAACCGCAACGGGCCGGCCGCGAATGTCTGTCGTGTCCGGAGTCGTACTGCACTAATCGTGGCACCTGCAGCTATGATAATGCCAACAACCGGCAGGTGTGCAGGTGTCTCGGCAGCTACTATGGCACACAGTGCGAGATCGATGGCGAGGTACTCGGAGTGGCCGTCGGGGCATCAGTTGCCGCCGTCATCATCATTGTGCTGACGCTTATCTGCCTCGTAATGTGGAG TCGGAAGTGGCAGCGCGAGCACAAAAATGCCATGGGTAGCCCTGTGTTTGGATATCTTGGCAATGGCCAGGTGAAGACACCGGTCATGGGACAAGCACCGTATCAGGTGACGCTAGAGGATCGTATGCGATGGGCGCAGATTGCGGACGTAATGGCTCAAGCGAATCATTACGCGGTAAGCTACATCGAT GCTGAGCCCGTTGCAGGACGCCCATCGTCAGCCATGTTTGGCTATCCTAATTTACAGACGATCGGAAGCATGAATACCCTTTCGCTGCATGGAACCTTGCCAATGCACACCGGCACCTTACCGCCCGTGCCGCTACCAAG AACGCTTGGCCTCAACAGAAATGGCATGCGAACGTTGGAAAACTCCAGCTCCAGCGAGGAAGAGGACCGTGCTGATCTACTGGGACGTAACTTTAATGTTCCACGGCCAAAGAGTCGTAGCAATGCTAGTGTTACG tCGGGAATCTACTACGATGTGGATTACGCACCGACAGGTGCCGAACAGTTGTACGGTGGCGGAAGTACTCTTGGTGGTACGATAGGAACCGGCGGATTGGGCGGAGTATCCGGAGGTGGTGCTGGTGGCACAACG
- the LOC125768679 gene encoding uncharacterized protein LOC125768679 isoform X2, which yields MKAKNHNCGEIPTAVQMYSYRLISAMLICLYLTVVATASTIPKQTTSCSTSQDCTNRPNLSDATPLGKSKRSAIMNELTPRSSTGDRSLLAVSFDSNSNSVLEATGPSGRNGKDLLDESYQRTKELAMNISNVQRAVLASQQQRPPPFRVQSPNPSHGSRQNPNPDIQDIITGIVKLLNGNVNVHANPQPTRRHSATRINNRGPPRISEAQPLPNEYEGELGAPTSTRPLLQQEQGQQLPGSSQGPRPDHPVRPFLTGVPIPEQIVPSMQQTYRPGFVSQNRPPWQRPKPRPPISPNRRPIPPYKPYPTSLDYRPDPSSYDGSGPSNTGPIAIPTNNDGGGNAIDNVTEKVIEDPPYETPSAGGNYPTTTQGTSEANPEVDVTTTTTTSSNADAEHEQPPEGAQQRRPTTIPTIPTEVQYTIESATSAASVMPANGPNGESYDPEVVPSVYEINSIEYLPSSGVLEPSPTTTGAIITTSTETIEPSTSEKIDHSLTITPTPTLLPTTQTSTISKMKPSTTTTTTNLAPSESKTSDVISPTKSTSTASTDATKPPDYRFQPRPGLVLDDPDFKPGGAGPANSNSIRTQNLPPFANRPEIYTAPPPGAVSSGPAGARPPNYGEIFDVTLSAIQGPGGAGGSGSQQTIKINPYYNRPGQGAGPEASIILTGTGTDGFVSIDGKRSYIDLFGTETQRGQKTQIQPTATRTNSPPLATERPKPPKLGPTPPALQPGIVGTGYAVPETESPVHAGPIGGNKSPSSGSGQLHRVPSLHQNRPKYSGTLGLPPVRIDTCIVGDDSTCDQAQNERCRTENGVSSCHCRPGYARRKHREPCRRIVSLMLSMRVDKIYERRIHWDVALADRSSEKYQQLSYEAIRAMDSAMSMTPFSDEFLEARINGIYTVNPSTGSSASGSPASAVFVNYTVNLDENAETLRPALRSDIQRHLLGVIHRRNNNIGNSALYVEAPTGAVSSVQDVDECTSDELNDCDEEAHCTNLFGTFRCECNVGFRDPWADQPQRAGRECLSCPESYCTNRGTCSYDNANNRQVCRCLGSYYGTQCEIDGEVLGVAVGASVAAVIIIVLTLICLVMWSRKWQREHKNAMGSPVFGYLGNGQVKTPVMGQAPYQVTLEDRMRWAQIADVMAQANHYAAEPVAGRPSSAMFGYPNLQTIGSMNTLSLHGTLPMHTGTLPPVPLPRTLGLNRNGMRTLENSSSSEEEDRADLLGRNFNVPRPKSRSNASVTSGIYYDVDYAPTGAEQLYGGGSTLGGTIGTGGLGGVSGGGAGGTTKSQSSIPMSTYTSSGRPLQSTYYK from the exons atgaaagcaaaaaaccacAATTGCGGGGAAATTCCCACAGCTGTGCAGATGTACAGCTACCGACTGATATCCGCCATGTTGATCTGCCTCTACTTAACAGTAGTGGCAACAGCAAGCACCATTCCAAAGCAAACTACTAGCTGTAGTACATCACAAGACTGCACCAATCGTCCAAATCTGTCGGACGCCACGCCGTTGGGAAAATCGAAACGATCGGCCATTATGAACGAGCTCACACCCCGGTCTAGCACTGGAGACAGAAGTCTGCTTGCTGTGTCCTTCGATAGCAATAGTAACAGTGTTCTGGAAGCTACTGGACCGTCGGGCCGCAATGGTAAGGATTTACTCGACGAGTCCTACCAACGCACCAAGGAACTAGCCATGAACATTTCCAACGTTCAACGAGCAGTTCTAGCTTCTCAACAACAACGTCCTCCACCTTTTCGAGTGCAGAGCCCGAATCCTTCACACGGTAGCCGACAAAACCCCAATCCAGACATACAGGACATCATCACCGGGATTGTGAAGCTTCTAAACGGAAACGTCAACGTGCATGCGAATCCACAACCCACACGTCGCCATTCGGCCACTCGCATCAACAACCGAGGTCCTCCACGCATATCCGAAGCGCAACCACTACCGAACGAGTACGAGGGTGAGCTGGGTGCTCCGACCTCTACACGCCCGTTGCTACAACAGGAGCAAGGGCAACAGCTACCTGGTTCTTCACAAGGTCCAAGACCGGATCATCCAGTGCGTCCATTTCTCACGGGCGTCCCGATACCGGAGCAGATTGTACCATCCATGCAGCAAACCTACCGACCCGGGTTCGTCTCACAAAACAGACCTCCGTGGCAACGTCCCAAACCACGACCTCCGATATCACCTAACCGACGACCGATTCCACCGTACAAACCTTACCCAACCAGTCTTGATTATCGGCCGGATCCGTCTAGCTACGATGGCAGTGGCCCATCAAATACTGGACCAATTGCAATTCCCACCAAcaatgatggtggtggcaatgCGATCGACAACGTTACCGAAAAGGTGATTGAGGATCCTCCTTACGAGACTCCTAGTGCAGGAGGGAACTATCCCACTACTACGCAAGGAACAAGTGAAGCAAATCCAGAGGTAGACGTCACCACAACCACTACAACGTCTTCGAATGCGGACGCGGAACATGAGCAACCACCAGAAGGGGCACAGCAACGACGTCCCACAACAATACCGACAATACCTACGGAGGTGCAGTATACGATCGAGTCTGCGACGAGTGCTGCCAGCGTGATGCCCGCGAATGGTCCGAATGGAGAATCTTACGATCCGGAAGTGGTACCAAGTGtttatgaaattaattcaatcgAATATCTCCCATCGAGTGGAGTGCTAGAACCCTCGCCAACTACCACTGGCGCGATTATTACGACCAGTACAGAAACGATAGAACCCTCGACTAGTGAAAAAATTGATCATTCATTGACGATCACACCAACACCTACGCTATTGCCTACTACCCAAACATCCACGATATCGAAAATGAAACCatcgacaacgacgacgacgacgaatcTTGCTCCATCGGAAAGCAAGACTTCGGACGTAATATCCCCAACGAAAAGTACTTCGACCGCATCAACGGATGCAACGAAACCTCCAGACTATCGATTCCAACCTCGTCCAGGTTTGGTTTTGGATGATCCTGACTTCAAACCGGGTGGTGCTGGACCAGCTAACAGCAATTCAATTCGAACTCAGAACTTACCGCCGTTTGCTAATAGGCCAGAAATCTACACGGCTCCTCCTCCTGGTGCTGTGAGTTCTGGGCCAGCAGGGGCACGTCCTCCGAATTACGGTGAGATCTTCGACGTCACTCTGTCCGCCATCCAAGGACCCGGTGGTGCAGGCGGTTCGGGATCACAGCAAACGATCAAAATCAATCCTTACTACAATCGACCCGGACAGGGTGCTGGACCCGAGGCCAGTATCATTCTCACTGGTACCGGTACAGACGGGTTTGTTTCGATCGATGGGAAACGATCGTACATTGATCTGTTCGGCACGGAAACACAACGCGGTCAGAAAACACAAATACAACCCACTGCGACACGCACCAATAGCCCGCCGCTTGCCACAGAACGGCCTAAACCTCCCAAGCTGGGTCCAACACCTCCTGCTCTACAGCCCGGTATCGTCGGTACCGGGTATGCCGTACCGGAAACTGAATCTCCGGTACATGCCGGACCGATCGGTGGAAACAAATCGCCCTCCAGCGGTTCGGGTCAACTTCATCGCGTTCCATCGCTACACCAAAATCGTCCGAAATATTCGGGAACTCTTGGATTGCCGCCAGTACGCATCGACACATGTATCGTTGGTGACGATTCCACGTGCGACCAGGCCCAGAACGAGCGCTGCCGAACGGAGAACGGTGTATCGAGTTGCCACTGTCGACCGGGGTATGCTAGACGAAAGCATCGCGAACCATGTCGGCGCATCGTGTCACTGATGTTGTCGATGCGGGTGGACAAGATCTACGAGCGGCGTATCCATTGGGATGTAGCGTTGGCGGACCGCAGCAGTGAGAAGTACCAGCAGCTAAGCTACGAAGCTATTCGTGCG ATGGATTCGGCTATGTCAATGACACCGTTCTCGGACGAGTTCTTGGAGGCACGCATCAATGGCATCTATACCGTCAACCCTTCAACAGGATCTTCTGCGTCCGGATCTCCTGCCAGTGCCGTGTTTGTCAACTATACCGTCAACTTGGATGAAAACGCGGAAACACTTCGACCGGCACTGCGTTCCGACATACAGCGACATCTGCTAGGTGTGATTCACCGACGGAACAACAACATCGGAAACTCCGCATTGTACGTAGAGGCACCTACGGGGGCCGTCTCCAGCGTGCAGGATGTGGACGAGTGCACGTCCGATGAGTTGAACGATTGTGACGAGGAGGCACACTGTACCAACCTGTTTGGGACGTTCCGATGCGAATGTAACGTTGGCTTCCGGGATCCTTGGGCTGACCAACCGCAACGGGCCGGCCGCGAATGTCTGTCGTGTCCGGAGTCGTACTGCACTAATCGTGGCACCTGCAGCTATGATAATGCCAACAACCGGCAGGTGTGCAGGTGTCTCGGCAGCTACTATGGCACACAGTGCGAGATCGATGGCGAGGTACTCGGAGTGGCCGTCGGGGCATCAGTTGCCGCCGTCATCATCATTGTGCTGACGCTTATCTGCCTCGTAATGTGGAG TCGGAAGTGGCAGCGCGAGCACAAAAATGCCATGGGTAGCCCTGTGTTTGGATATCTTGGCAATGGCCAGGTGAAGACACCGGTCATGGGACAAGCACCGTATCAGGTGACGCTAGAGGATCGTATGCGATGGGCGCAGATTGCGGACGTAATGGCTCAAGCGAATCATTACGCG GCTGAGCCCGTTGCAGGACGCCCATCGTCAGCCATGTTTGGCTATCCTAATTTACAGACGATCGGAAGCATGAATACCCTTTCGCTGCATGGAACCTTGCCAATGCACACCGGCACCTTACCGCCCGTGCCGCTACCAAG AACGCTTGGCCTCAACAGAAATGGCATGCGAACGTTGGAAAACTCCAGCTCCAGCGAGGAAGAGGACCGTGCTGATCTACTGGGACGTAACTTTAATGTTCCACGGCCAAAGAGTCGTAGCAATGCTAGTGTTACG tCGGGAATCTACTACGATGTGGATTACGCACCGACAGGTGCCGAACAGTTGTACGGTGGCGGAAGTACTCTTGGTGGTACGATAGGAACCGGCGGATTGGGCGGAGTATCCGGAGGTGGTGCTGGTGGCACAACG